One Allobranchiibius huperziae genomic window carries:
- a CDS encoding TetR/AcrR family transcriptional regulator, translating into MPDGAKLPPSARTPRRHGATSTRAAILDAAEALFAERGYPASTIAEIARRAGVGTNTVYVGFANKAGIVTALIEQAADAASARASLEDISLATDGDQVIEALARGTRMTHERFHDVVTIAFDTANADPLIGHAMQAAIDGYRDRLHAAVTRIRELGALTDALTVPEAVDLLWFYLGLPPWRTVIDMGWTWDRAELFLATGAKRALLR; encoded by the coding sequence ATGCCGGACGGGGCCAAGCTGCCACCATCAGCCCGCACACCGAGACGGCATGGGGCCACCAGCACCCGGGCTGCCATCCTCGACGCCGCCGAGGCCCTCTTCGCCGAACGTGGTTACCCAGCATCGACAATTGCCGAGATCGCCCGGCGTGCCGGAGTGGGAACCAACACGGTCTACGTGGGTTTCGCCAACAAGGCCGGCATCGTCACCGCCCTCATCGAGCAAGCCGCCGACGCAGCCAGCGCACGGGCATCTCTCGAGGACATCTCTCTCGCTACTGACGGAGACCAGGTGATCGAGGCACTCGCACGGGGCACCCGGATGACCCATGAACGCTTCCACGACGTGGTCACCATCGCCTTCGACACCGCGAACGCCGACCCGCTGATAGGCCACGCCATGCAAGCCGCGATCGATGGCTACCGCGACCGCCTCCATGCGGCCGTCACCCGCATCCGCGAACTCGGCGCACTCACTGACGCATTGACCGTTCCAGAGGCCGTGGACCTACTCTGGTTTTACCTCGGCCTACCGCCGTGGCGGACGGTCATCGACATGGGCTGGACCTGGGATCGCGCCGAGCTCTTCCTAGCTACTGGAGCCAAGCGCGCCCTCCTTCGCTAA